A window of the Scleropages formosus chromosome 21, fSclFor1.1, whole genome shotgun sequence genome harbors these coding sequences:
- the LOC108920777 gene encoding uncharacterized protein LOC108920777 has product MRATSWLESRWMQMPSEKDQNRTNSYYDNCQHVDNGNRTSADNCNYVGQSQSALYNTGSAYAGKYSLHSGSVADESPWNALGQIRQAEPVHLSLDSPSKQKSYQLNGGIVVPLESRDQSVTSVRCVPQLGQTLLQNGTLVPSRQNPQGLEITQEMQPCFSSLAMCNIPQGHMNNCFSGPHFQRLMDSGQVTTANSSFAQLPHPVEWNSPYHYMQWQSPMAGGMVNNRYVTPSSSRQRSDSTKAVPSGRGRVAPHARQATGPKPRLRKANMSAGTKSSEQGTIGSQTTGDGSRGGVNRVLCQNQSVAPPPTMFLNSNLEIVGVSSPQNIHMAHPNSSAVPSADGFSGFLQLLLQTNTTPDGISSTNRSTVRGSCSEANQKHSAGVEVPLLSSGPGLSAAKGNSSNSSTSCTSHGYSQTYVGQLPQNRLTKANGGVMTCDSGFMQQRDFVGMSCPRPAVQQQKTLQPLVGSGMTGSSLCQLNAGSLASVCHTVGHPSACTDENGNTAHPGAATGSSGQQSHTDQFLQPLSQQNSGKCRGCFVTATDDRKGSVLPADNVITESQPPVCSLSTQESTERVSEQSKENGNISRELDRTNISDDQNIELLVSETSAKMDVFKLPKANGQQSMPVGIGGQKAIAVVPPISQQSSVIDRIECAASAEGCLPCKIQSAWSLTGDSDGNKPHDEGSNLRLSQNGMDKVISGSFSDGVACRGKPAEMVSSLSNQQHSKSTNQGTLNMGSRNEISCSEFHSNSEGTARNNHNNKDDLENVFCLSTIPVSEWTIDNLRKLIAYLEIVETPAKYNKRVVSQIMDLFWGGDQKNLLNALCVGLYRTIFHYWEVSIDEKNPVVLSQFDNACMKKMAEKCHILEHGATFSETAYKSSWLHLNEKLDDIDMEHGFPMFPSFDVKMPGKGNQSSELNAIEQSKVIGPVTKTVDMDLQQMVLRVPATELPDPLSSIEIKVLPLEDAKKYFDSIASESGLTGERQNKELAQDSEKKDSQNYVYCCISKWIEVLNGQEENSLCRCQSQGSQKMETSDVSLKEKLEVTVESPLELSSGDQVIIKQENKGLDTRKDIKTITKECSVGIEAVQQSDDKKSISKLQILSPAGEIGLNVVEIKVEDLNLCHMEVAEVEASPSFQTGSTIPWISELHNPGCMNVNNCFDNGDAKKMGTDTTVDRRKFSNISEPPKSLGGFEPVSLRQRFCHRLCPKERLKHRDEREWKEGECKEKQKRTLHSKLPVQNLLHRTTEKEGEKVSACPQSVPGIKTHDECNNRSIVKVGHKQKSKKGESQVLSDVPKRCVRNCGKHRHAANGEVGKKLKKEISPKGTAATESSTIVSLTLYGSSLQPDHKTHLFQPNKSIPPATISLNISPHDKSISEKDWVKNSQAKQRVYSSWKSSWIPQKDPSDTKVLHSTRNGKEKARTRKPKETNTPNVALSEPNKGSLLKMKPPPSCSDLPAEAIDKREKDANKSHAAPSKPIRKGEDRAVLGSDKQTLLCSMKEKPQLPLTAIKRKQSEKGQNAHVSKQSRLQQSRRCNSVERCKYEIGNPALMPSPVHKNILKFKLLHKSFDLREAEDYEMEKKLFRQSKKTPKPQELEESTRQKTATWKIKGPWSHNLEKKEPVSDIYSSRMTVPSHTAYEEYRRQSLAKTRK; this is encoded by the exons ATGCGGGCTACGTCATGGCTGGAGAGCAGATGGATGCAAATGCCTTCAGAGAAAGACCAGAACCGAACAAATTCATATTATGACAATTGCCAGCACGTCGATAATGGAAATAGGACTTCTGCCGACAACTGCAACTATGTTGGACAGTCTCAGTCGGCCCTGTACAACACTGGATCTGCATATGCTGGAAAGTATTCCTTACACTCTGGAAGTGTTGCAGATGAAAGTCCTTGGAATGCCCTAGGACAGATTAGGCAGGCAGAACCTGTTCATTTGTCTTTGGATTCCCCATCTAAACAAAAAAGTTACCAACTGAATGGTGGGATTGTAGTTCCCCTGGAATCAAGAGACCAGTCTGTAACAAGTGTCCGTTGTGTTCCTCAATTGGGCCAAACTCTGCTTCAGAATGGAACTTTGGTCCCAAGTAGACAAAATCCACAAGGACTGGAAATTACACAAGAAATGCAGCCCTGTTTCTCCAGCCTTGCTATGTGCAATATACCACAAGGGCACATGAATAACTGTTTTAGTGGTCCTCATTTTCAGAGGCTGATGGACAGTGGGCAGGTAACAACTGCAAACTCTTCCTTTGCTCAATTACCTCACCCTGTAGAGTGGAATTCACCCTACCACTACATGCAGTGGCAGAGCCCTATGGCAGGTGGTATGGTGAATAACAGGTATGTCACAccaagcagcagcaggcagagatCAGATTCCACCAAGGCAGTTCCTTCTGGCCGTGGGCGCGTTGCTCCTCACGCTCGCCAGGCAACAGGCCCCAAACCCAGACTGAGGAAGGCAAATATGAGCGCGGGTACAAAGAGCAGTGAACAAGGAACCATTGGTAGTCAAACAACTGGAGATGGTAGCAGGGGTGGTGTCAATAGAGTGCTGTGCCAGAATCAATCTGTGGCTCCTCCTCCAACTATGTTCTTGAACTCTAATTTGGAAATTGTTGGTGTCAGTTCTCCTCAGAACATCCACATGGCGCATCCAAACTCTTCTGCTGTACCTTCAGCTGATGGATTTAGTGGTTTTTTACAACTTCTGCTTCAGACAAATACCACCCCAGATGGGATCAGCAGTACAAATAGAAGCACGGTCCGTGGGAGCTGCAGTGAGGCTAACCAGAAACACTCTGCAGGTGTAGAAGTGCCTCTCCTGAGTTCTGGTCCTGGTCTGTCTGCTGCTAAAGGAAATAGCTCAAACAGTTCTACCTCATGCACCAGTCATGGATATTCCCAGACCTACGTTGGGCAGCTACCCCAAAACAGATTAACTAAGGCCAATGGTGGTGTTATGACTTGTGACTCTGGTTTCATGCAACAGAGAGATTTTGTTGGCATGTCATGTCCCCGGCCAGCAgtgcaacaacaaaaaacattacaaccGCTGGTGGGTTCTGGGATGACAGGGTCTTCTTTGTGTCAACTAAATGCAGGGTCTCTTGCAAGTGTATGTCATACTGTTGGCCATCCTTCAGCATGTACTGATGAAAATGGCAATACAGCTCATCCTGGTGCCGCAACTGGTAGCAGTGGGCAACAGTCTCATACAGACCAATTCCTGCAGCCTCTCAGCCAGCAGAATAGTGGAAAGTGCCGGGGCTGTTTTGTCACTGCTACTGATGACAGGAAGGGAAGTGTGTTACCTGCTGATAATGTGATCACGGAGAGCCAGCCACCTGTCTGTTCTTTATCGACACAAGAGAGCACTGAAAGGGTCTCAGAGCAGTCTAAGGAGAACGGTAATATATCTAGAGAGCTTGATCGCACAAATATCTCAGATGATCAGAACATTGAGCTCCTGGTTTCAGAGACTTCTGCCAAAATGGATGTATTTAAATTGCCGAAAGCAAACGGCCAACAAAGCATGCCTGTTGGTATAGGTGGGCAAAAGGCCATTGCAGTTGTTCCACCTATATCGCAGCAGTCAAGTGTTATAGACAGGATAGAGTGTGCTGCTAGTGCAGAAGGTTGTTTGCCATGCAAGATTCAGAGTGCTTGGTCTCTCACTGGTGACAGTGATGGGAATAAGCCTCATGATGAAGGAAGCAATCTCCGCCTGTCCCAAAATGGAATGGATAAAGTGATCAGCGGTTCTTTCTCAGATGGAGTGGCATGCAGAGGAAAACCTGCTGAGATGGTTTCAAGCTTGTCAAACCAGCAACACTCTAAATCGACAAATCAAGGGACTCTCAATATGGGTAGCAGGAATGAAATATCCTGTTCCGAATTTCACAGCAACTCTGAGGGTACTGCCCGAAATAATCACAATAATAAGGATGATTTGGAGAATGTGTTCTGTTTATCAACAATTCCTGTCTCTGAGTGGACTATTGACAATTTACGTAAATTAATTGCTTACCTGGAGATTGTTGAAACACCAGCTAAGTATAATAAACGGGTTGTTAGTCAAATTATGGACCTTTTTTGGGGTGGTGACCAAAAAAATCTTCTGAATGCCTTATGTGTGGGACTTTACAgaacaatttttcattattgGGAAGTCTCCATTGACGAGAAAAATCCGGTTGTGTTGTCACAGTTTGACAATGcatgcatgaaaaaaatggcagaaaaatgtcacattctAGAACATGGTGCCACCTTCTCTGAGACAGCATACAAGTCATCCTGGTTGCATCTCAATGAGAAGCTAGATGATATAGACATGGAACATGGCTTTCCTATGTTTCCTAGCTTTGACGTAAAAATGCCTGGCAAAGGAAATCAGAGCTCTGAGCTTAATGCGATTGAACAAAGCAAAGTGATAGGACCTGTCACGAAGACAGTGGACATGGATTTACAGCAAATGGTGCTACGGGTCCCTGCCACAGAACTTCCTGATCCCCTGTCTTCAATAGAAATCAAAGTGCTTCCACTAGAGGATGCAAAGAAGTATTTTGACAGTATTGCAAGTGAAAGTGGTCTGACTGGAGAGAGACAAAACAAGGAGTTGGCACAAGACTCAGAGAAGAAAGATTCCCAAAATTATGTATATTGTTGTATCTCGAAATGGATTGAAGTACTAAACGGACAAGAAGAGAACTCATTGTGCAGATGCCAGAGTCAGGGTAGTCAAAAAATGGAAACTAGTGATGTTTCGTTAAAGGAGAAACTGGAAGTTACAGTAGAAAGCCCCTTGGAATTATCAAGTGGAGATCAAGTCATCATAAAACAAGAGAACAAGGGGCTGGATACCAGAAAGGACATCAAAACCATAACTAAGGAATGTTCAGTGGGAATAGAGGCTGTCCAGCAATCAGATgacaaaaaaagtatttcaaagCTTCAAATTTTGTCACCTGCTGGTGAAATTGGCTTAAATGTGGTTGAAATAAAAGTAGAAGATCTGAATTTGTGTCATATGGAGGTTGCTGAAGTAGAGGCCTCACCATCTTTTCAAACAGGGAGTACAATTCCATGGATTTCAGAACTGCACAATCCAGGTTGTATGAATGTGAATAACTGTTTTGACAATGGAGATGCCAAGAAGATGGGAACAGACACAACTGTTGACAGAAGAAAGTTCTCAAATATCTCAGAGCCTCCAAAAAGCctagggggatttgaaccagtctCCTTAAGACAAAGATTTTGCCATCGACTTTGTCCCAAGGAGAGACTCAAACACAGAGATGAGAGAGAATGGAAAGAAGGCGAGTGTaaggagaaacaaaaaagaacttTGCACTCCAAACTGCCTGTTCAAAATCTTTTGCACAGAACAACTGAAAAGGAGGGAGAAAAGGTGTCTGCATGCCCTCAGTCAGTACCCGGGATTAAAACTCATGATGAGTGCAACAATCGTTCAATTGTAAAAGTTGGGCACAAGCAAAAATCTAAAAAGGGCGAGTCCCAGGTCCTGTCGGATGTTCCTAAACGATGTGTAAGAAACTGTGGTAAACATAGACACGCAGCTAACGGTGAggttggaaaaaaactgaaaaaggaaatcTCTCCGAAAGGCACAGCAGCAACAGAAAGCAGCACAATTGTCAGTCTGACTTTATATGGGTCTTCCCTCCAACCTGATCATAAAACTCATTTGTTTCAGCCCAACAAATCCATCCCGCCTGCAACAATTAGCTTAAATATTAGTCCCCACGACAAAAGTATTTCCGAAAAAGACTGGGTGAAAAATAGCCAGGCAAAGCAAAGGGTCTATTCGAGCTGGAAAAGCAGTTGGATTCCTCAAAAGGACCCTTCAGACACGAAAGTATTGCATTCCACAAGAAATGGCAAGGAAAAAGCACGTACACGCAAACCTAAAGAGACTAATACTCCAAACGTTGCTCTATCCGAACCAAACAAAGGCTCGCTTCTCAAAATGAAACCACCACCCTCATGTTCTGATTTGCCGGCAGAAGCAATAGATAAGCGAGAAAAAGACGCAAATAAATCGCATGCTGCTCCTTCCAAACCGATCCGTAAAGGAGAGGACAGAGCAGTCCTCGGTAGTGACAAACAGACTCTGCTGTGTTCCATGAAGGAgaagcctcagcttcctctaacAGCAATCAAGAGGAAACAATCCGAAAAGGGGCAGAATGCACATGTTTCAAAGCAGTCCCGTCTCCAACAGTCCAGGAGATGCAATTCCGTAGAGAGATGTAAATACGAGATTGGGAATCCAGCGTTGATGCCATCCCCAGTGCACAAGAATATCCTGAAATTCAAGCTCCTGCACAAGTCTTTTGACCTCAGAGAAGCTGAAGACTATGAGATGGAAAAGAAACTTTTCAGACAATCTAAGA AGACACCCAAGCCTCAGGAATTGGAAGAATCAACCAGACAGAAGACAGCAACCTGGAAAATTAAAG GTCCATGGTCCCATAATTTAGAGAAGAAAGAGCCAGTTTCTGACATCTATTCATCCAGAATGACCGTGCCATCCCATACAGCCTATGAAGAATACAGAAGACAATCCCTGGCAAAGACTAGAAAATGA